A window of the Canis lupus baileyi chromosome 8, mCanLup2.hap1, whole genome shotgun sequence genome harbors these coding sequences:
- the MRM2 gene encoding rRNA methyltransferase 2, mitochondrial — MALSLKLLHVSLQCQRFHTAGSYYKGRTGAEHLWLTRHLKDPYVKAAKVESYRCRSAFKLLEMDERHRILRPGLRVLDCGAAPGAWSQVAVQRVNAAGTDPGTPVGFVLGVDLLHIFPLEGATFLCPADVTDPGTLQRIQELLPGGRADVILSDMAPNATGIHSLDHDRLIRLCLSLLDLAADVLHPGGTFLCKTWAGSQSLALQKRLTGQFQSTRTIKPRASRKESSEVYLLATQYQRGMGCAEA; from the exons GTCTTTGAAGCTGCTTCATGTGTCCCTGCAGTGTCAGAGGTTTCACACAGCTGGGAGTTACTACAAGGGTCGGACCGGTGCTGAACACCTGTGGCTGACGCGGCATTTGAAGGACCCATATGTGAAGGCAGCGAAAGTGGAGAGTTATCGGTGCCGAAGTGCCTTCAAACTCCTGGAGATGGATGAGAGGCACCGGATCCTGCGGCCCGGTCTCCGAGTGTTAGACTGCGGGGCGGCCCCTGGGGCATGGAGCCAGGTGGCTGTGCAGAGGGTTAATGCTGCAGGCACAG ATCCTGGCACTCCTGTTGGCTTTGTGCTTGGGGTGGATCTTCTTCACATATTCCCCCTGGAAGGAGCAACTTTCCTGTGCCCTGCTGATGTGACTGACCCGGGAACTCTGCAGAGAATCCAGGAACTGCTTCCTGGTGGGAGAGCAGACGTGATTCTGAGTGACATGGCACCCAACGCCACGGGGATCCACAGCCTGGATCATGACAGGCTCATTCGGCTGTGCTTGTCCCTTCTGGACCTGGCTGCAGATGTCCTGCACCCTGGTGGCACGTTCCTCTGCAAAACATGGGCTGGAAGTCAAAGCCTTGCATTACAGAAGAGACTGACAGGGCAGTTCCAGAGTACCAGGACCATAAAACCCAGAGCCAGCAGAAAGGAGTCGTCAGAGGTGTACCTCTTGGCCACACAATACCAAAGAGGGATGGGGTGTGCAGAGGCCTGA